The following proteins are co-located in the uncultured Propionivibrio sp. genome:
- a CDS encoding ROK family protein has translation MTRIGIDLGGTKIEGIALGPDGAELARIRIPTPRGSYPDTLAAIASLVHALEAKTATTGTVGLGIPGAESTLTGNIKNANSTWLIGQPLRRDLEQHLGRPVRLSNDANCFALSEATDGAAAGAELVFGVILGTGVGGGIVVRQQVLRGANAIAGEWGHNPLPWPQALDEPLPECYCGRAGCIETYLSGPGLAKDHTRVTGQALSPEAIVAGASGGDAGCAATLDRYIERLARSLATVINVLDPDVIVLGGGLSNVGALYEETPQRWHRYVFSDEVRTRLVRARHGDSSGVRGAAWLWE, from the coding sequence ATGACAAGAATCGGCATTGACCTCGGCGGCACCAAGATCGAAGGCATCGCGCTCGGGCCGGACGGCGCGGAACTCGCCCGCATCCGCATCCCGACCCCGCGCGGCAGCTATCCCGACACGCTCGCGGCAATCGCCTCGCTGGTACACGCACTGGAAGCGAAAACGGCAACGACAGGCACGGTCGGACTCGGCATTCCCGGCGCCGAATCGACGCTCACCGGTAACATCAAGAACGCCAACTCGACCTGGCTGATCGGCCAGCCGCTGCGCCGTGACCTCGAACAGCACCTCGGCCGCCCGGTGCGCCTGAGCAACGATGCCAACTGTTTCGCCCTCTCCGAAGCCACCGACGGCGCCGCCGCCGGCGCCGAACTCGTCTTCGGCGTCATCCTCGGCACCGGCGTCGGCGGCGGCATCGTCGTCCGCCAGCAGGTCCTGCGCGGCGCCAACGCGATCGCCGGCGAATGGGGCCACAACCCGCTGCCCTGGCCGCAAGCGCTCGACGAACCGCTGCCCGAGTGCTATTGCGGCCGCGCCGGCTGCATCGAGACGTACCTGTCCGGCCCTGGCCTCGCCAAGGATCATACCCGCGTCACCGGCCAGGCGCTGTCGCCGGAAGCGATCGTCGCCGGCGCAAGCGGCGGCGATGCCGGCTGCGCCGCGACACTGGACCGCTACATCGAGCGTCTCGCCCGATCCCTCGCCACCGTCATCAACGTCCTCGATCCTGATGTCATCGTGCTGGGCGGCGGCCTGTCGAATGTCGGCGCCCTGTACGAGGAAACGCCGCAACGCTGGCACCGCTACGTTTTCTCCGACGAAGTCCGCACCCGGCTCGTTCGCGCCCGTCACGGCGACTCCTCGGGTGTGCGCGGCGCCGCCTGGCTCTGGGAGTAG